In a genomic window of Labeo rohita strain BAU-BD-2019 chromosome 20, IGBB_LRoh.1.0, whole genome shotgun sequence:
- the opn5 gene encoding opsin-5 isoform X2 yields the protein MENETIPLGYVPHYLLRGDPFASKLSKEADIVAAFYILIIGILSVTGNGYVIYTTIKRKTKLKPPEFMTLNLAVFDFGISRTWFKRRHAFFCLVFIWIYAAFWATMPMVGWGSYAPEPFGTSCTLDWWLAQASVSGQSFVISILFFCLIFPTGIIVFSYVMIIFKVKSSAKEVSHFDTRNKNNHTLEMKLTKVAMLICAGFLIAWIPYAVVSVVSAFGEPDSVPIPVSVVPTLLAKSSAMYNPIIYQVIDCKKNCAKTSCFQSLSKKKHYKTSRFYSISASLKPRAANEVPIEI from the exons ATGGAGAATGAGACCATCCCTTTGGGCTACGTCCCACATTACCTTCTTCGAGGAGATCCTTTTGCTTCCAAACTGTCCAAAGAGGCAGACATAGTGGCGGCGTTCTACATCCTTATCATCG GTATCTTGTCAGTCACTGGAAATGGTTATGTCATATACACAACCATCAAACGGAAAACCAAGTTAAAGCCTCCTGAATTCATGACTCTGAATCTCGCTGTGTTCGACTTTGGCATATCAC GTACATGGTTCAAACGGCGTCATGCCTTTTTCTGTCTGGTTTTCATATGGATCTATGCAGCCTTCTGGGCCACCATGCCAATGGTGGGTTGGGGCAGCTATGCACCTGAGCCATTTGGCACCTCCTGCACACTAGACTGGTGGCTGGCCCAGgcctctgtgtctggccagagcTTTGTTATCAGCATTCTCTTCTTCTGCCTCATCTTCCCCACCGGCATCATAGTCTTCTCCTACGTCATGATCATCTTCAAGGTGAAATCCTCAGCCAAAGAAGTCTCTCATTTCGACACGCGGAATAAGAACAACCACACCCTGGAAATGAAGTTGACTaag GTGGCGATGTTGATCTGCGCAGGGTTTTTAATAGCTTGGATCCCTTATGCTGTGGTATCAGTGGTGTCTGCTTTTGGAGAGCCTGATTCAGTGCCTATCCCAGTCTCTGTTGTGCCAACTTTGCTGGCCAAGTCCTCGGCTATGTACAATCCAATCATATATCAAGTCATTGACTGTAAGAAGAACTGTGCAAAAACATCCTGCTTTCAATCTTTGAGTAAAAAGAAGCACTACAAGACTTCAAG
- the opn5 gene encoding opsin-5 isoform X1: MENETIPLGYVPHYLLRGDPFASKLSKEADIVAAFYILIIGILSVTGNGYVIYTTIKRKTKLKPPEFMTLNLAVFDFGISLSGKPFFIVSSFAHRWLFGWQGCHYYGWAGFFFGCGSLITMTIVSLDRYLKICHLRYGTWFKRRHAFFCLVFIWIYAAFWATMPMVGWGSYAPEPFGTSCTLDWWLAQASVSGQSFVISILFFCLIFPTGIIVFSYVMIIFKVKSSAKEVSHFDTRNKNNHTLEMKLTKVAMLICAGFLIAWIPYAVVSVVSAFGEPDSVPIPVSVVPTLLAKSSAMYNPIIYQVIDCKKNCAKTSCFQSLSKKKHYKTSRFYSISASLKPRAANEVPIEI; the protein is encoded by the exons ATGGAGAATGAGACCATCCCTTTGGGCTACGTCCCACATTACCTTCTTCGAGGAGATCCTTTTGCTTCCAAACTGTCCAAAGAGGCAGACATAGTGGCGGCGTTCTACATCCTTATCATCG GTATCTTGTCAGTCACTGGAAATGGTTATGTCATATACACAACCATCAAACGGAAAACCAAGTTAAAGCCTCCTGAATTCATGACTCTGAATCTCGCTGTGTTCGACTTTGGCATATCAC TCAGTGGAAAGCCATTCTTCATAGTGTCTAGTTTTGCCCATCGCTGGCTGTTTGGCTGGCAGGGCTGCCACTACTATGGCTGGGCCGGCTTTTTCTTCGGATGCGGAAGTCTCATTACTATGACGATTGTCAGCTTAGACCGCTACTtgaaaatctgtcatttaaGATATG GTACATGGTTCAAACGGCGTCATGCCTTTTTCTGTCTGGTTTTCATATGGATCTATGCAGCCTTCTGGGCCACCATGCCAATGGTGGGTTGGGGCAGCTATGCACCTGAGCCATTTGGCACCTCCTGCACACTAGACTGGTGGCTGGCCCAGgcctctgtgtctggccagagcTTTGTTATCAGCATTCTCTTCTTCTGCCTCATCTTCCCCACCGGCATCATAGTCTTCTCCTACGTCATGATCATCTTCAAGGTGAAATCCTCAGCCAAAGAAGTCTCTCATTTCGACACGCGGAATAAGAACAACCACACCCTGGAAATGAAGTTGACTaag GTGGCGATGTTGATCTGCGCAGGGTTTTTAATAGCTTGGATCCCTTATGCTGTGGTATCAGTGGTGTCTGCTTTTGGAGAGCCTGATTCAGTGCCTATCCCAGTCTCTGTTGTGCCAACTTTGCTGGCCAAGTCCTCGGCTATGTACAATCCAATCATATATCAAGTCATTGACTGTAAGAAGAACTGTGCAAAAACATCCTGCTTTCAATCTTTGAGTAAAAAGAAGCACTACAAGACTTCAAG